In Flavobacterium enshiense, the genomic stretch AGATACAGCTAATGTTGTACCAGTCACGGTAGTTTTTAATACTCCGTTTTGATATACATTATAACCGGTAACACCAACATTATCAGAAGCGGCAGTCCAAGCCAGGTTAGTGCTTGAAGCAGTAGTTCCCGAAGCAGAAAGCGTTGAAGCTGATGGAACTGAGGTGTCTGCTAAAGCAGGTGTGGTCACGTTTACAGTATTACTTGCAGACGACACATTACCAGCTACATCTTTAGCTTTTACATAGAAATTGTAAGCTGTTGAAGAAGCTAAACCGGATACAGCTAATGTTGTACCAGTCACGGTAGTTTTCAATACACCGTTTTGATATACATTATAACCGGTAACACCAACATTGTCAGTAGCCGTTGTCCAAGTCAGGTTAGTGCTTGAAGCAGTAGTTCCCGAAGCAGAAAGCGTTGAAACTGTCGGGACAGCAGTGTCTGCTAAAGCTGATGTAGTAACGTTTACTGTATTACTTGCTGTTGACACATTACCAGCTACATCTTTAGCTTTTACATAGAAATTGTAAGCTGTTGAAGAAGCCAAACCAGATATACCTAATGTTGTGCCAGTCACGGTAGTTTTCAATACACCGTTTTGATATACATTATAACCGGTAACACCAACATTGTCAGTAGCTGCAGTCCAAGACAGATTAGTGCTTGAAGCAGTAGTTCCCGAAGCAGAAAGCGTTGAAACTGTCGGAACAGCAGTGTCTGCTACAGCTGATGTAGTAACGTTTACTGTATTACTTGCCGTTGACACATTTCCAGCCGCATCTTTAGTTGTTACATAAAAATTGTAAGCTGTTGAAGCAGTCAAACCGGATACGGCTAATGTTGTACCAGTCACGGTAGTTTTCAATACACCGTTTTGATATACATTATAACCGGTAACACCAACATTGTCAGTAGCCGCAGTCCAAGTCAGGTTAGTGCTTGAAGCAGTAGTTCCCGAAGCAGAAAGTGTTGAAGCTGATGGAACTACAGTGTCTGCTAAAGCTGATGTAGTAACGTTTACTGTATTACTTGCCGTTGACACATTTCCAGCCGCATCTTTAGTTGTTACATAAAAATTGTAAGCTGTTGAAGCAGTCAAACCAGAAACTGCCAATGAAGTCGCGGTAGTTGTTGTTTTCAATACACCGTTTTGATATACGTTATAACCGGTAACACCAACATTGTCAGTAGCCGCAGTCCAAGACAGATTAGTACTTGAAGCGGTAGTTCCCGAAGCAGAAAGCGTTGAAGCTGTCGGAGCTGCAGTATCTGCAGAACCAGAACCAGTAATAGTGAAGTTAGCATTGTTTACATCAAAGAAAATGTGGTTGCTTCCTTTAACCATGATTCTGTTCGTGGTTCCGGGCTTATTTGGAATTACTACACTTTGCGAACCATCATTTGGAGTTCCAGCCAATAAAACTGTTGGGAACGTTTGTCCTCCGTCAGTAGACAATAAAATGTCTACATTAGCACAGTTTACACCATTGGCGTTAGTACCGGCAACAGTCCAGTTGATGGTTTGCGATGTGCCGGCTGCATAAGATACTGCGGCATTTTGAGTGTCAACAGTAAAAGGCCCAGATGCACCATCCACAGTTACAAACATGTCATCACCATTGTTAGCAGCACCTCCCGTTCTATTGTCACGTACAGTTAATGTAAATTTAAGTGTACGGGCAACAGAAGGTAAAACTTCTACCGGAATGTCAGTTCCTGCAGTAGTGGTTAAACCAGCTAATATTGTTGACATTTTTGGAAAATATCTTGTAGGGTTTGAATTTGGTAAATAAGATCTAAAAAGAGGTCCAGTGGTTGCAGTGGACGTAGGTGTTGATGTTGTGGCATTTCCTGCATTCATTTGCTCCCAACAATAGGTCAACACATCATCAGTGTTTGCATCTGAAGCCGAACCAGTAAGCATGAAAGGGGTTCCTTTAGGAATTGTATAATCTAAACCGGCATTAACTGTCGGAACAGCATTCCCAGTAGAAATCAAAACTGGACATGTTTTGTTTTTAATATTATATGTAACCTGTGAGATACTGGCAGTATGAAAATAAGCATCGGCTTGTTTTTGAACGTCTTTGGTAGTAATTCCTACATACCCCATTATAGTTGATCCGCTCCCCGGTTCCATTTGAACTCCTGTTCCATTTTCCGTGACATGAGTAAATGTATGATTAGCACCTAATTGATGTCCCATCTCATGAGCAACATAACTGATGTCATAGGCATCTCCTTCAGGAGTGTTGTTTACTGTGGAAGAATATCCTCTTCCTTTAGTTCCATCTACACCTACGCAACCTATACATCCAGCATCTCCACCACCGACATTTCCGGCTAATAAATGCCCCATATCATAGTTGGCTTCTCCAATTGCTGATGTTAACGTTGATTGTACTGATGTCCCCCAACCAGACTTATCATCTGAATATGGATCGGTCGTTGCATTTGTGAAGATAACAGCATCATTATTAGCAATTAAAATTAACTTGATGCCGAAGTCGGTTTCAAATACACCATTAACCCTTGTCAAAGTATTATTCATACCGGCTAATGCCAAAGCTTTGGTACCCCCAAAATAGCTGGCATATTCTCCATTACAGGACAAGGCTAGTCTTAAAGTTCGTAGTTTGGCATCATCGGCGCCTCTAGCAAATTCGCTGGTATTGTTTGTGGGTTGGATATTGTGAATAGCCTGATCGATAGTGCTACATTCAAATTTGTCTAAAGAATCCTTTTTGTCTGATTTTTTATAAATAGTATACGTGTTCGAATCATCAGTGATTGGCTCAATGAATACCGCCGATTGATCCGGATATAATGTCATGGATTTGAACCCTAACGGCGAATTGCTGAAATATGCTCGCGCCTTTGGGTTGTCCACACCAACAGCAACATAGGATTTGATTTCCGGGTATTTGGCTGCAAGTTCCGGAGCCATAACGGAGTTTTCGTAAACTTTAAAGTTTTCCAATTTGCCTTCTCCGTTGGGCAATGAAATGATTGTATTAGAAGTGATGTTGGAAGCTTCTCTTTTAGGAGATTTGGCCAGCATCTTTTTCATAGCAGGTACATCTAAATCGAAAATATTTTTTTGTGGCAAGTCGGATTTCGTAATTCTTCCTGAAGCATTGCTTGAAGTATTCTTTTTCCATAAAGCATCTTTACTTTGAGCGATTCCGTAAGTAACGGTAAATAATAGGGCAGCACATATCAATCTTTTCATAGACTATTATTTTTTATTAATCGGCTCAAAATTAATCAGTTAGAATAAAATATCGATGAAATTAACAAAAAAATCGATGAAATGCACTTTTTTGCAAAATTTATAAGATTAACACTACGTGTTTTCTTTTTTTTAAGAAAAAAATTGATAAAAAAAATCTGTAATAATATGATTTTGAATAAAATGCTATTTGTTTTTTTAAGTTTTAAGAAGGAGAAGTATTCGAAAAAAAGAATTTGAAACCTTGCGTAAAATGTAAGAATAACCCAGGATGTTTTTGAAGCCTATTCATCTGTGTCTATTAATCTTGTATTGTTTTTTAGGACCGATCATAGACTTGTTTATGTACGAAATAATTTAAATACTTTCCTATTGGAGGGTGTGTTGATTTTCGAAGACTCTTATTACTGGAAACGGTAAAGTTTTTTGTTTAATATTGACGCGGTTGACTGAAGTTGTAAAACTTAGGGAGTATATATTTTTTTGATATTTTGATTCCTGTCGAAAAATTTATAATGAAACTTCTTACCTGTATTTTTAAGTATAACTATCTGGTAATCAATGGATTGTTAAAAAAGTTAAATATTTTAGAATGTTTACAATAAATATGTTAATTCAGTCGAATTAGTGTTAAATTTGTCACATAATAACGAAATAAGTTATTGACGGTTTGATGGTTAATTGTGATTGCAACGTGCAATAATACCTCCACAAAAATCAATTAATATTTATTAGTTTCAGATAGTTCAACAGTTAATTGTGATTACGATATACAACAATACTTCCACACAGAATCAATTAACATTTTATATTACTTCCAGACGGTTTGATGGTTAATTGTGATTGCGACGTGCAATAATACCTCCACAAAAATCAATTAACATTTATTAGTTTCAGACAGTTCAACAGTTAATTGTGATTGCGATATACAACAATACTTCCACACAGAATCAATTAACATTTTATATTACTTCCAGACGGTTTGATGGTTAATTGTGATTGCGACGTGCAATAATACCTCCACAAAAATCAATTAACATTTTATATTAGTTTCAGATGATTCAACAGTTAATTGTGATTGCGATATGCAATAATACCTCCACATAAATTAATTTATATTAGTTTTTGACGGTTTGATGGTTAGTTGTGATTGCGACGTGCAATAATACCTCCACATAATCAATTAACATTTTACTTCTTTTTTATTTTCAAAAAATTACTTAAAATTTCAATTCATGATTGGAAAGTTCTCAATTTATTTGAAGCTCTTTTTCTATCTGAACGCTACTGATAATATGGTTCTAAAACCGTATTATTATGAAAAATTTTATATTATTTCAGTCGGAGGAAATACCCGAATCCAAATGCAGACCGGGTTTCTCTTCAAACTTAAGCAAAAAGTTTAGTGCATCCGGTTACTGGAAAACAGTCACGGCTTTGTTATTTGCCTTTTTATTGTTTGGTAATGTTTCATGGGCGCAAAATATTGCTGCAGACATTGATCAAGTACGAAATGGGGGAGTTGGTGAAACTCCTACACCGAATGGTTGGACTAATGGGAATTTAGGTCCTGAGAATACACACTTACTGGAAGGGTATTCTGTACCATACCGTGCGATAGTTACCGGTTTAACTGCTGGAACACAATACACCATTGTAATTGGGATTGATACACGTGACCAAAATAAAGCTGCGCTCGATTATTTTACACACTACCAGCGGCTCGCCCCTCATACCCAGTTTGGACATGCTGAAGAGATTATTAATCCACTTTTTGGTTTGTCCGGGTCGTTTTCTGGACCTGTTACTTCTGCAATTCCGGTTCCCAGTAATTCAGGAACACCTGTAGCAGGTATGCCGGCAAGCAGTTTTAATAATTTACCTGCAGGTGAGCGAAATTTTACTATGTGGAATGGTACATTCATTGGTGCAATTACTTATGCTTTGCAAGATGCACTTAACGCTGCAAGTACTAAAACGAATATTCAAATAAACTTCACAGCTAATGCATCCACTGTTGTTTTAGCATGGGGAGGGCATATCGCAAGCAATGCTGCAAGTGAATGGAATGGCGGAGCACACCCAGGTGGTTCACCATACCATTGCCGTATAGTAGGTCTTGGTGTATTAGGAGGAACTCTTTCAGGTGGTAGTCAAGACCGTTCGCTTAAATCGAACGCTGTTCTTGTTCCTCCTACGTGTGATGCTACCGGTCCCACAAGTATTTGTGGCGGTACTTCGAATGTTTACTCTACACCGACAATTACAGGAGCTACTTATCTGTGGACACTATCAAATAATACCTCAGGAGCGACAATTCCTGGTAGTGCCACCGGCGCTAGTGTAACAGTAAATTCTGGGGCTGGACCTGGTTCTTATACAATTACGGTAGTAGTTACAAAGGACTTTCTTTCATCGGAGCCCTGTCCCGTCACTACTGTTGTAAACGTAGGTGCGACGAATAATGCAGGACCGGATCAGACTTTGTGTCAGACTCCACCTTCTGGACCAACTCAATTTACCTTAGCCGGTACTGCCAGCGGAGGAACTTCATTGTGGACAGTTGACGGAACGACAGGAACTGCAAGTGCTTCGATAGTTACTCCTGGTTCATTGAGTTCTCTTGTAAATGTTTCGGGTATCGGAACTGTTACGCTGAAACTGACTACAACAAGCAACACCACTCCGCCTTGTGGAAATGATGATGATACGGTTGTATTGACAGTAAATGCAAATGCGACGGCTGATGCAGGACCTCCTCAGACTTTGTGTCAGACTCCACCTTCTGGACCAACTCAATTTACCTTAGCCGGTACTGCCAGCGGAGGAACCACATTGTGGACAGTTGACGGAATGACAGGAACTGCAAGTGCTTCGATAGTTACTCCTGGTTCATTGAGTTCTCTTGTAAATGTTTCCGGTGTCGGAACTGTTACACTGAAACTGACTACAACAAGCAACACCACTCCGCCTTGTGCAAATGCTGATGATACGGTTGTATTGACAGTAAATGCAAATGCGACGGCTGATGCAGGACCTCCTCAGACTTTGTGTCAGACTCCACCTTCTGGGCCAACTCAATTTACCTTAGCCGGTAGCGCCAGCGGAGGAACCACATTGTGGACAGTTGACGGAACGACAGGAACCGCAAGTGCTTCGATAGTTACTCCTGGTTCATTGAGTTCTCTTGTAAATGTTTCGGGTATCGGAACTGTTACGTTGAAACTGACTACAACAAGCAACACCACTCCGCCTTGTGCAAATGCTGATGATACGGTTGTATTGACAGTAAATGCAAATGCGACGGCTGATGCAGGACCTCCTCAGGATAAATGTCAGACCCCGCCATCGGGACCAACTCAATTTACTTTAGCCGGTAGCGCCAGCGGAGGAACCACATTGTGGACAGTTGACGGAACGACAGGAACTGCAAGTGCTTCGATAGTTACTCCTGGTTCATTGAGTTCTCTAGTAAATGTTTCGGGTGTCGGAACTGTTACGTTGAAACTGACTACAACAAGCAACACCACTCCGCCTTGTGCAAATGCTGATGATACGGTTGTATTGACAGTAAATGAATTTGCTACAGCCGACGCTGGACCTGATCAGACTTTATGCCAGACCCAGCCAGATGGCCCAACTTCATTTACCTTAGCCGGTACTTCCAGCGGAGGAACTACATTATGGGAACAGATAGCACAAACAGGTACTGCACAGGCTTCGATAACTACACCTGCGTCATTGACTTCCGGTGTAAGTGTTTCCGGTGTTGGAACTGTTACGTTAAAACTGACTACATCTAATGCGTTGTGTGGTAATGATGATGATACTGTGGTATTGACCGTTGAGGATATTGAGGCAACCTGTCCGGGTAATTCTACCTTTACAGTTATTTGTACTGATACTGCAGCAGAAAATGCAGCTAATTTAGCCGCTGCTTGGGCAGCTTGGGTAGCAGGCTTTACTTATTCACCTCTAAATCCAGCACCAACGGTAACACTGACATATTATGATGTGACCATTGAAATTGTTAATGGTGTGCCTACGGAGGTATTTACTGAAACAGCTGACACAACACCACCATCACTTTTAGCAGGAGGAACCAAGGCAATAAAAATTGAAGTGGAAACGGCACTTGGTTGTAAAGATGAATGTCAGGCTAAGTTTACTGTGGTTAATCCTTGTGCACCTGCCTGTGATGCAACTCCTAATGATGTATTATGTTTCGGAGGTACAGGTTCGATTACAGTTGTTCCTGGTGGACCAGTTACACCTTATATTATTCGATTATTCAGCTTTGCCGATTTAGTGAATCCATTACAAAATTTAACAGGCCTTACTTCGAATACAAATGTTACTTTTGAAAATCTGCCAGCTGGTACATATAGAGTAAGAGTCATAGATGGTATTGGTGCTGTCTGTGAAAAAGATAATCTTGTAATTGATCAACCAGACTCGGCTTTAAATTTGGGAACCTTAACTCCTAGTCCTGCTAGTTGTGGCGTAAATGATGGAACCATTGTCGTTACATTAATTTCTGGTGGTACACCGCCATATACCATTAAACTTGACAATGGAACGGCTGTATCTCCAAATGGTGCAGGAGGTACATCACATACATTTACAGGTGTAGCAGCGGGTCCACATACAGTAACAGTTTATGATGCCAATTATGCGCAAAGTCCTGGAGCTGGATGTACCGATAGTGATACTGTAACAATTGACGCATTACCATGTGGAGGACATATCTTCCCAACACAAACCGCTTGTTGTAATATCGTTGCCGGAAATGCTACAGAGTTGGAGAATGTTTGTTATACAGCAGCAAATGGTAAAGTTAGTAATGCAATCCCAGGGGTATTCTTCTACTATACTAAATTGATAGCACCAAGTTCAAGTTTTACTCTAAATGTGGTGCAAACCAAATCTTGCGGTACTTTCAATTATTTCCAAGTTCAAGGTAATAAAGACATAAAATTGTTTGGTCCGAACTGTACCAGATTGAGTACAGTTACTGTAAGTGCAAGTAATGGTCAGGCTCAGATGATGGTTACAGGAGCAACTGCCGGTACAGAATACGTTCTGGGAGTTAAATACGATGTTAAATCTCTTATTGCATCAACATATGTAGGCTCAGCGCCAACTTGTACGTATGATTTTGTGACTACAATAGGAGGTAACCCTGTTGCTGGAAGTGATGGTTCAATTGACGCGGTTCCTGGATGTTCAGACAATACACCTCTACCGCCAGCTTGTACAGTTGGTGATCAAGTGGTAAATAACGCTCCAGTTCCGTCTGATCAACCTATTGAGACCATGTTTAAAGCGTATCCAGTTCCTTTCAGAGACTATGTAAATATTCGCTATGAGTTTAATTATCACTCTAAAGCAAGAATTGAAATATACGATGCGAAAGGAATGTTTGTAAAAGCTTACGACGATGCCGATGCTTACTTTAATAAAGAAGTCAGACTAGATGTTGACTTCACTCAAGGTGATGGCCAAATGTATATCATTAAAGTTATTACTGATAATGAAGTAGGTACGAAACGAATCATATCCAAACAATAAATTCTAATTCAAAAAAAGAAAAGGCTGGTTTAAATACCAGCCTTTTTCGTTTTATGAAAGAAGGGATTATTTTACCAATCCTCTTGAAATTACGATTCTCTGGATTTCAGATGTTCCTTCGTAAATCTGAGTGATTTTCGCGTCACGCATCATACGCTCTACATGATACTCGCTCACATAACCGTTTCCACCGTGAATCTGAACTGCCTCAACAGTCGTGTTCATAGCCACCTCAGAAGCATATAATTTAGCCATAGCTCCCGATTGTGAAATATCCTGTCCTGCATCTTTCTCACAAGCTGCTTTGAAACATAGCATTCTTGCTGCAGTAATCTGCGTAGCCATATCTGCCAATTTGAAAGCGATTGCCTGGTGGTGGAAAATTGCTTTTTTGAAAGCTACACGCTCCTGAGAGTATTTCAATGCCAATTCATAAGCACCTGAAGCAATTCCCAATGCCTGAGAAGCAATACCGATACGGCCTCCGTTTAACACCGCCATCGCGAAGTTAAATCCGAAACCATCTTCGCCGATTCTGTTTTCTTTCGGTACTTTTACGTCAGAGAACATTAAAGAATGCGTGTCGGATCCGCGGATACCCATTTTCTTTTCTTTTGGTCCTACAGAGAAACCTTCCCATCCTTTTTCAACGATGAAAGCATTGATTCCTTTGTGTCCTTTTTCAATATCTGTTTGTGCAATTACAATATAAGTAGAAGCAGTTCCACCATTGGTGATCCAGTTTTTAGTACCGTTCATCAGATAGTGGTCGCCCATATCGATAGCAGTTGTTTTTTGTGACGTTGCATCAGAACCGGCTTCTGGCTCAGATAAACAGAAAGCACCAATTACATCACCTTTAGCAAGCGGCACTAAATATTTCATTTTTTGCTCTTCGTTACAGAATTTTTCCAATCCGGCACAAACTAAAGAGTTGTTAACAGACATCACTACTGCAGCAGAAGCATCAACTTTTGCGATTTCTTCCATCGCTAAAACGTAAGAAACGCTGTCCAAACCGGCACCACCATATTTAGGATCCACCATCATTCCCAAGAAACCTAGTTCAGCCATTTTTTTGACTTGTTCTGTAGGGAATGTTGAATGCTCGTCTCTTTCAATAACTCCCGGTAACAATTCAGTCTGAGCAAAATCTCTTGCTGCCTGTTGAATCATTAACTGTTCTTCGCTTAAATTAAAATTCATTTTACTTTCTATGTTTTGTTTGTAAGTCCTTTAAAAAAGTGCCCAAAGATACTTCATAAATATCATATTTTCAACAGGATTGTCTAATTTTAACCCATGCAAAAAAAGATGTATAACGTAGTAGGGGTAATGTCAGGTACTTCATTGGACGGTGTTGACCTGGCACATATTCGTTTTTCCATTGAAAACGGTAAATGGGAATTTCAGATATTTCAATGTGAAACCGTTGCTTATCCGGAAGAATGGGTAGGTTTGTTGAAAAAAGCTGTCGATTTTTCGAAAGCAGAACTGATAACACTTAATAAGGAATACACCGCGTTACTGGGCGGTATTATTTCGGATTTCATAACTAAGCATAAACTGGAAGATTTGGATGCTGTCTGTTCACACGGGCACACGATTTTGCATCAGCCACAAAACGGGTTTACGTTGCAGATTGGGAATCTTCCTGAAATAGCGGAACTGACCCAACAGAAAGTCGTTTGCGATTTCCGTGTGCAGGATGTCAAAATGGGCGGGCAAGGTGCGCCTTTGGTACCCATTGGAGACCGTATTTTGTTTTCGGATTACGATTATTGTTTGAATCTGGGCGGATTTTCGAATGTTTCTTTTGAGGAGAATGGCAACCGGATTGCTTTCGATATTTCACCTGTAAATACGGTTTTGAATTTTTATGCCGATAAATTAGGATTGAAGTATGATGATAAAGGACAAATTTCCAAAAGTGGGACAATTTCAGCAGAATTATTATTTGAATTGAACGAATTGGATTTCTATCGAAAAACGTATCCGAAATCGTTAGGTTTTGAATTTGTAAAGGAAACGGTATTACCAATGATAGAACGGTATTCGATTTCGATTGAAGATAAACTCCGAACCTTTACCGAACATGTTGCATTTCAGATTGCCGCCGCTTTGCCTGAAAAAGAAGGAAGTCTCTTGGTGACAGGAGGTGGGGCCTACAATATTTTCCTGATTGAAAGGATGAGGGTTTATCTTCCTGAAATGCAGATTGTAGTCCCGGATGCCAAAACAATCGAATTTAAGGAGGCCCTTATTTTTGCGTTACTGGGTGTTTTAAGGCTTGAAAATGAAGTGAATGTCCTGGCGAGTGTAACGGGTGCTTCGACTAATCACAGTTCCGGTGTAATTTATTATAAACCTGTAAAACTTTGAGATTTTTGCA encodes the following:
- a CDS encoding acyl-CoA dehydrogenase, encoding MNFNLSEEQLMIQQAARDFAQTELLPGVIERDEHSTFPTEQVKKMAELGFLGMMVDPKYGGAGLDSVSYVLAMEEIAKVDASAAVVMSVNNSLVCAGLEKFCNEEQKMKYLVPLAKGDVIGAFCLSEPEAGSDATSQKTTAIDMGDHYLMNGTKNWITNGGTASTYIVIAQTDIEKGHKGINAFIVEKGWEGFSVGPKEKKMGIRGSDTHSLMFSDVKVPKENRIGEDGFGFNFAMAVLNGGRIGIASQALGIASGAYELALKYSQERVAFKKAIFHHQAIAFKLADMATQITAARMLCFKAACEKDAGQDISQSGAMAKLYASEVAMNTTVEAVQIHGGNGYVSEYHVERMMRDAKITQIYEGTSEIQRIVISRGLVK
- a CDS encoding anhydro-N-acetylmuramic acid kinase; translation: MQKKMYNVVGVMSGTSLDGVDLAHIRFSIENGKWEFQIFQCETVAYPEEWVGLLKKAVDFSKAELITLNKEYTALLGGIISDFITKHKLEDLDAVCSHGHTILHQPQNGFTLQIGNLPEIAELTQQKVVCDFRVQDVKMGGQGAPLVPIGDRILFSDYDYCLNLGGFSNVSFEENGNRIAFDISPVNTVLNFYADKLGLKYDDKGQISKSGTISAELLFELNELDFYRKTYPKSLGFEFVKETVLPMIERYSISIEDKLRTFTEHVAFQIAAALPEKEGSLLVTGGGAYNIFLIERMRVYLPEMQIVVPDAKTIEFKEALIFALLGVLRLENEVNVLASVTGASTNHSSGVIYYKPVKL
- a CDS encoding T9SS type A sorting domain-containing protein — encoded protein: MKNFILFQSEEIPESKCRPGFSSNLSKKFSASGYWKTVTALLFAFLLFGNVSWAQNIAADIDQVRNGGVGETPTPNGWTNGNLGPENTHLLEGYSVPYRAIVTGLTAGTQYTIVIGIDTRDQNKAALDYFTHYQRLAPHTQFGHAEEIINPLFGLSGSFSGPVTSAIPVPSNSGTPVAGMPASSFNNLPAGERNFTMWNGTFIGAITYALQDALNAASTKTNIQINFTANASTVVLAWGGHIASNAASEWNGGAHPGGSPYHCRIVGLGVLGGTLSGGSQDRSLKSNAVLVPPTCDATGPTSICGGTSNVYSTPTITGATYLWTLSNNTSGATIPGSATGASVTVNSGAGPGSYTITVVVTKDFLSSEPCPVTTVVNVGATNNAGPDQTLCQTPPSGPTQFTLAGTASGGTSLWTVDGTTGTASASIVTPGSLSSLVNVSGIGTVTLKLTTTSNTTPPCGNDDDTVVLTVNANATADAGPPQTLCQTPPSGPTQFTLAGTASGGTTLWTVDGMTGTASASIVTPGSLSSLVNVSGVGTVTLKLTTTSNTTPPCANADDTVVLTVNANATADAGPPQTLCQTPPSGPTQFTLAGSASGGTTLWTVDGTTGTASASIVTPGSLSSLVNVSGIGTVTLKLTTTSNTTPPCANADDTVVLTVNANATADAGPPQDKCQTPPSGPTQFTLAGSASGGTTLWTVDGTTGTASASIVTPGSLSSLVNVSGVGTVTLKLTTTSNTTPPCANADDTVVLTVNEFATADAGPDQTLCQTQPDGPTSFTLAGTSSGGTTLWEQIAQTGTAQASITTPASLTSGVSVSGVGTVTLKLTTSNALCGNDDDTVVLTVEDIEATCPGNSTFTVICTDTAAENAANLAAAWAAWVAGFTYSPLNPAPTVTLTYYDVTIEIVNGVPTEVFTETADTTPPSLLAGGTKAIKIEVETALGCKDECQAKFTVVNPCAPACDATPNDVLCFGGTGSITVVPGGPVTPYIIRLFSFADLVNPLQNLTGLTSNTNVTFENLPAGTYRVRVIDGIGAVCEKDNLVIDQPDSALNLGTLTPSPASCGVNDGTIVVTLISGGTPPYTIKLDNGTAVSPNGAGGTSHTFTGVAAGPHTVTVYDANYAQSPGAGCTDSDTVTIDALPCGGHIFPTQTACCNIVAGNATELENVCYTAANGKVSNAIPGVFFYYTKLIAPSSSFTLNVVQTKSCGTFNYFQVQGNKDIKLFGPNCTRLSTVTVSASNGQAQMMVTGATAGTEYVLGVKYDVKSLIASTYVGSAPTCTYDFVTTIGGNPVAGSDGSIDAVPGCSDNTPLPPACTVGDQVVNNAPVPSDQPIETMFKAYPVPFRDYVNIRYEFNYHSKARIEIYDAKGMFVKAYDDADAYFNKEVRLDVDFTQGDGQMYIIKVITDNEVGTKRIISKQ
- a CDS encoding fibronectin type III domain-containing protein, with the protein product MKRLICAALLFTVTYGIAQSKDALWKKNTSSNASGRITKSDLPQKNIFDLDVPAMKKMLAKSPKREASNITSNTIISLPNGEGKLENFKVYENSVMAPELAAKYPEIKSYVAVGVDNPKARAYFSNSPLGFKSMTLYPDQSAVFIEPITDDSNTYTIYKKSDKKDSLDKFECSTIDQAIHNIQPTNNTSEFARGADDAKLRTLRLALSCNGEYASYFGGTKALALAGMNNTLTRVNGVFETDFGIKLILIANNDAVIFTNATTDPYSDDKSGWGTSVQSTLTSAIGEANYDMGHLLAGNVGGGDAGCIGCVGVDGTKGRGYSSTVNNTPEGDAYDISYVAHEMGHQLGANHTFTHVTENGTGVQMEPGSGSTIMGYVGITTKDVQKQADAYFHTASISQVTYNIKNKTCPVLISTGNAVPTVNAGLDYTIPKGTPFMLTGSASDANTDDVLTYCWEQMNAGNATTSTPTSTATTGPLFRSYLPNSNPTRYFPKMSTILAGLTTTAGTDIPVEVLPSVARTLKFTLTVRDNRTGGAANNGDDMFVTVDGASGPFTVDTQNAAVSYAAGTSQTINWTVAGTNANGVNCANVDILLSTDGGQTFPTVLLAGTPNDGSQSVVIPNKPGTTNRIMVKGSNHIFFDVNNANFTITGSGSADTAAPTASTLSASGTTASSTNLSWTAATDNVGVTGYNVYQNGVLKTTTTATSLAVSGLTASTAYNFYVTTKDAAGNVSTASNTVNVTTSALADTVVPSASTLSASGTTASSTNLTWTAATDNVGVTGYNVYQNGVLKTTVTGTTLAVSGLTASTAYNFYVTTKDAAGNVSTASNTVNVTTSAVADTAVPTVSTLSASGTTASSTNLSWTAATDNVGVTGYNVYQNGVLKTTVTGTTLGISGLASSTAYNFYVKAKDVAGNVSTASNTVNVTTSALADTAVPTVSTLSASGTTASSTNLTWTTATDNVGVTGYNVYQNGVLKTTVTGTTLAVSGLASSTAYNFYVKAKDVAGNVSSASNTVNVTTPALADTSVPSASTLSASGTTASSTNLAWTAASDNVGVTGYNVYQNGVLKTTVTGTTLAVSGLSASTAYNFYVKAKDAAGNLSSASNTVNVTTLGAGITYCNSNGSTSREYINRVQLGSINNLSGNNNGYGNYTTQSTSLSTGSTASITITPGWNGMSANEAYCVWIDFNKDGNFGSNELVFSKSKTKSTSVSGSFIIPSTALTGATRMRISMKYNAFPTACEVFTNGEVEDYTVNITSNATVKIDNETSDDSAAVVKEEVSTLSFKLYPNPVKDETLHFSGIENNAPYRIFTLTGQQIANGNINNNAINVGTLPLGMYIIEITDGKSVGTKRFIKE